One Streptomyces sp. NBC_01217 genomic region harbors:
- the nagA gene encoding N-acetylglucosamine-6-phosphate deacetylase yields the protein MAGRADSTVLAGARVVLPTGTIENGRVIVEGTRIAGSAAESARTVDLSGHWVVPGFVDMHNHGGGGASFTSGTVDEVLTGIRTHREHGTTTLVASTVTGEMDFLAHRAGVLSELVEQGDLAGIHFEGPFISPCRKGAHSEDLLRHPDPAEVRKLMDAARGTAKMFTLATELPGGIESVRLLAEHGVIAAIGHTDATYEQTVEAIEAGATVATHLYNAMPGLGHRTPGPIAALLEDERITVELINDGTHLHPAALELAYHHAGAHRVALITDAMDAAGFGDGRYQLGPLAVEVKDGVARLVEGGSIAGSTLTLDTAFHRAVTIDRIPVVDVVQSISANPARLLGVYDKVGSLEPGKDADLVVLDADFALKGVMRKGDWIVEPRIG from the coding sequence ATGGCCGGACGCGCAGACAGCACAGTTCTCGCAGGTGCCCGGGTGGTTCTTCCCACCGGGACCATCGAGAACGGCCGGGTGATCGTCGAGGGCACCCGGATCGCGGGCAGTGCGGCGGAGAGCGCCAGGACCGTCGACCTGAGCGGCCACTGGGTGGTCCCGGGCTTCGTCGACATGCACAACCACGGCGGTGGCGGCGCATCCTTCACCTCCGGCACCGTGGACGAGGTCCTCACCGGCATCCGCACCCACCGTGAGCACGGCACCACCACCCTGGTCGCCTCCACCGTCACCGGCGAGATGGACTTCCTCGCCCACCGGGCCGGCGTCCTGTCCGAGCTGGTCGAGCAGGGCGACCTGGCCGGCATCCACTTCGAGGGGCCGTTCATCTCGCCGTGCCGCAAGGGCGCGCACAGCGAGGACCTGCTGCGCCACCCGGACCCGGCCGAGGTCCGCAAGCTGATGGACGCGGCGCGCGGCACGGCGAAGATGTTCACGCTCGCCACCGAACTCCCGGGCGGCATCGAGTCCGTACGACTGCTCGCCGAGCACGGGGTGATCGCCGCGATCGGGCACACCGACGCGACGTACGAGCAGACCGTCGAGGCCATCGAGGCGGGCGCCACAGTCGCCACCCACCTCTACAACGCGATGCCCGGCCTCGGCCACCGCACGCCCGGCCCGATCGCGGCCCTGCTGGAGGACGAGCGGATCACCGTCGAGCTGATCAACGACGGTACGCATCTGCACCCCGCCGCCCTGGAGCTGGCCTACCACCACGCGGGCGCCCACCGCGTCGCGCTGATCACCGACGCCATGGACGCGGCCGGCTTCGGCGACGGCCGGTACCAGCTCGGCCCGCTCGCGGTCGAGGTCAAGGACGGCGTCGCGCGGCTGGTCGAGGGCGGCTCGATCGCGGGCTCCACGCTCACCCTGGACACCGCGTTCCACCGGGCCGTGACCATCGACCGGATTCCGGTCGTCGATGTCGTGCAGTCCATCTCCGCCAACCCGGCACGGCTGCTCGGCGTGTACGACAAGGTCGGCTCGCTGGAGCCGGGCAAGGACGCGGACCTGGTGGTCCTGGACGCGGACTTCGCGCTCAAGGGCGTCATGCGCAAGGGCGACTGGATCGTCGAGCCCCGGATCGGCTGA
- a CDS encoding ROK family protein, with protein sequence MKAALVGADGALLYEARRATGRERGPDAVVESILTFAADLRAYGEEHLGESAVAAGVAVPGIVDAENGIAVYASNLGWRDVPMRELLGERLGGVPVALGHDVRTGGLAEGRIGAGRGADRFLFVPLGTGIAGAIGIAGTIESGAHGYAGEIGHIVVRPDGPECGCGQRGCLETLASASAVTRAWAAASGDPTADAADCAKAVESGDPAAVEVWRNAVDALAAGLVTALTLLDPGTLIIGGGLAEAGETLFTPLRAAVEERVTFQKVPHIVPAALGDTAGCLGAGLLAWDLLSTEVSA encoded by the coding sequence ATGAAGGCCGCACTGGTCGGGGCCGATGGCGCCCTGCTGTACGAGGCGCGGCGGGCGACCGGCAGAGAGCGCGGCCCCGACGCCGTCGTGGAGTCGATACTGACGTTCGCCGCGGATCTGCGGGCGTACGGCGAGGAGCACCTCGGCGAGAGCGCCGTCGCGGCCGGTGTCGCCGTGCCCGGCATCGTCGACGCCGAGAACGGGATCGCGGTCTACGCCTCGAACCTGGGCTGGCGCGACGTGCCGATGCGGGAGCTGCTCGGCGAGCGGCTCGGCGGTGTCCCCGTCGCACTCGGCCACGACGTACGCACCGGCGGGCTCGCCGAGGGCCGGATCGGCGCGGGCAGGGGCGCCGACCGATTCCTCTTCGTGCCGCTCGGCACCGGGATCGCCGGGGCGATCGGCATCGCGGGCACCATCGAGTCCGGCGCGCACGGGTACGCGGGCGAGATCGGCCACATCGTGGTCCGCCCGGACGGCCCGGAGTGCGGCTGCGGTCAGCGCGGCTGTCTGGAGACCCTGGCGTCCGCGTCCGCGGTGACCCGGGCCTGGGCCGCCGCGTCCGGCGATCCGACAGCGGACGCCGCGGACTGCGCGAAGGCCGTGGAGTCGGGCGACCCGGCGGCCGTCGAGGTCTGGCGCAACGCGGTCGACGCGCTCGCCGCCGGGCTGGTCACCGCACTGACCCTGCTCGACCCCGGCACGCTCATCATCGGTGGCGGACTCGCCGAAGCAGGGGAAACGTTGTTCACACCACTCCGTGCGGCCGTCGAGGAACGCGTCACGTTCCAGAAAGTGCCCCACATCGTCCCGGCGGCCCTCGGGGACACCGCCGGATGCCTGGGCGCAGGGCTGCTCGCCTGGGATCTACTCTCCACGGAGGTATCCGCCTGA
- a CDS encoding extracellular solute-binding protein: MTQRTRTDWAVQRRYLGLTAAVAALGLTATLSGCGSSDGSGSGDVTLKVVAADYGSSAANSSKKYWATLAEGFEASHPGIKVDVSVYSWKDVDRKVAEMVKAGQAPDVAQIGAYADYARAGKLYRADEMLTIPTQANFLPRLADAGSVDQTQYGLPFVASTRLLFYNKKYFTQAGLDAPQTWDDIRADASVLKQRGVKYPFALPLGPEESQAETLMWMLSGDGGYIDDVGSYEIDSAENIKTFDWLKTNLVDKGLVGPVAPGKLDRAKAFDAFTRGEVGMLNGHPTLMQEAEEKGVSVGMVPLPGISGPTKGSMGVADWIMGFKQRGHRVETGKFFDYLFTDKNVIAFADEYGLLPVTDSASAAMESDPEYKPLWKFLDALPNSEFYPFGKTSWARASESIKENIGDAVAPSGSPESVLGRIAQDATAAEDAE, translated from the coding sequence ATGACGCAAAGGACGAGGACGGACTGGGCTGTGCAGCGGCGCTACTTGGGACTGACTGCGGCGGTTGCCGCACTGGGATTGACGGCAACGTTGTCGGGCTGCGGCAGCAGCGACGGGAGCGGGTCGGGTGATGTCACCCTCAAGGTCGTCGCGGCCGACTACGGCAGCAGCGCGGCCAACAGCTCCAAGAAGTACTGGGCCACGCTCGCGGAGGGCTTCGAGGCGTCCCACCCCGGCATCAAGGTCGACGTCAGCGTCTATTCGTGGAAGGACGTCGACCGCAAGGTCGCCGAGATGGTGAAGGCGGGGCAGGCCCCCGACGTCGCCCAGATCGGCGCGTACGCCGACTACGCCAGGGCCGGCAAGCTCTACCGGGCCGACGAGATGCTGACCATCCCCACCCAGGCGAACTTCCTGCCGCGCCTGGCCGACGCGGGCAGCGTGGACCAGACCCAGTACGGACTGCCGTTCGTCGCCAGCACCCGGCTGCTCTTCTACAACAAGAAGTACTTCACCCAGGCGGGCCTCGACGCCCCGCAGACCTGGGACGACATACGCGCCGACGCGTCGGTGCTCAAGCAGCGCGGTGTGAAGTATCCGTTTGCGCTGCCGCTCGGTCCGGAGGAGTCCCAGGCCGAGACCCTGATGTGGATGCTCAGCGGGGACGGCGGCTACATCGATGACGTCGGTTCGTACGAGATCGACTCGGCCGAGAACATCAAGACGTTCGACTGGCTGAAGACGAACCTGGTCGACAAGGGCCTCGTGGGCCCCGTCGCCCCCGGAAAGCTCGACCGGGCCAAGGCGTTCGACGCGTTCACGCGCGGCGAGGTCGGCATGCTGAACGGCCACCCGACGCTGATGCAGGAGGCCGAGGAGAAGGGCGTCTCCGTCGGCATGGTTCCGCTGCCGGGCATCAGCGGTCCCACGAAGGGGTCGATGGGCGTCGCCGACTGGATCATGGGATTCAAGCAGCGCGGCCACCGGGTGGAGACGGGCAAGTTCTTCGACTATCTGTTCACCGACAAGAACGTCATCGCCTTCGCCGACGAGTACGGCCTGCTGCCGGTCACCGACAGCGCCTCCGCGGCGATGGAGTCGGACCCCGAGTACAAGCCGCTGTGGAAGTTCCTGGACGCGCTGCCGAACTCGGAGTTCTACCCGTTCGGCAAGACGTCCTGGGCCCGGGCCAGCGAGTCGATCAAGGAGAACATCGGCGACGCGGTCGCGCCGAGCGGGAGCCCCGAGAGTGTGCTGGGGCGGATCGCGCAGGATGCGACGGCGGCGGAGGACGCGGAGTAG
- a CDS encoding DUF3263 domain-containing protein: MTAPPNGPDGLSDRDRAVLAVERQSWAGPGAKERAIREQLGISPTRYYQLLNALLDDRRALEEDPVTVNRLRRVRDARRGRR; encoded by the coding sequence ATGACCGCTCCCCCGAATGGCCCCGACGGCCTCTCCGACCGCGACCGTGCCGTGCTCGCCGTCGAACGGCAGTCGTGGGCCGGGCCAGGGGCGAAGGAGCGGGCGATCCGCGAGCAGCTCGGCATCTCGCCCACGCGCTACTACCAACTCCTCAACGCGCTCCTGGACGACCGCCGCGCGCTGGAGGAGGACCCGGTCACGGTGAACCGCCTGCGTCGAGTGCGGGACGCGAGGCGGGGACGCCGCTGA
- the otsB gene encoding trehalose-phosphatase, with product MGSNPEAPAPSDPPSTPSSALPTPTTPPGQEALAAILAHPDRAVIALDFDGTLADIVPDPEQARAYPGAVEALAALAPKVASVAVITGRPAGVAVRHGGFAGVRGLDHLVVLGHYGAERWDAVSGTVHAPAPHPGIAAVRAELPGVLDKFDSWHGTWIEEKGQALAVHTRRAADPQAAFEALRGPLGELAARHGLIVEPGRLVLELRPPGMDKGVALARYVRETGAGSVLYAGDDLGDLAAYAAVEKLRTEGPDGIPGLLVCSGSAEVPELAERADLLLNGPAAVVGFLAALAERL from the coding sequence ATGGGCAGCAACCCGGAAGCACCCGCACCGAGCGACCCCCCGTCCACCCCCTCGTCCGCGCTCCCGACCCCCACCACCCCACCCGGCCAAGAAGCCCTCGCCGCGATCCTCGCGCACCCCGACCGGGCCGTCATCGCGCTCGATTTCGACGGGACGCTCGCCGATATCGTGCCGGACCCGGAACAGGCCCGCGCCTACCCCGGCGCCGTGGAGGCACTCGCCGCGCTCGCGCCGAAAGTGGCCTCCGTCGCGGTGATCACCGGCCGCCCGGCCGGCGTCGCGGTCCGGCACGGCGGGTTCGCCGGGGTGCGGGGGCTCGACCACCTCGTCGTCCTCGGCCACTACGGCGCCGAACGCTGGGACGCCGTCTCCGGCACCGTCCATGCCCCCGCCCCGCACCCCGGTATCGCCGCGGTCCGCGCGGAACTCCCGGGCGTGCTCGACAAGTTCGACTCATGGCACGGCACGTGGATAGAGGAGAAGGGCCAGGCCCTCGCCGTCCACACCCGCCGCGCCGCCGACCCGCAGGCCGCGTTCGAGGCCCTGCGCGGCCCTCTCGGCGAGCTCGCCGCCCGGCACGGGCTGATCGTCGAACCGGGCCGCCTGGTCCTGGAGTTGCGCCCGCCCGGCATGGACAAGGGCGTGGCGCTCGCCCGGTACGTACGGGAGACGGGTGCCGGGTCCGTCCTGTACGCGGGCGACGACCTCGGCGACCTCGCCGCGTACGCCGCCGTGGAGAAGCTCCGCACCGAGGGCCCAGACGGCATCCCCGGCCTGCTGGTCTGCAGCGGCAGTGCGGAAGTGCCCGAACTGGCCGAACGGGCCGATCTGCTGCTGAACGGCCCGGCAGCCGTCGTCGGCTTCCTCGCAGCTCTGGCCGAGCGGCTCTGA
- a CDS encoding alpha,alpha-trehalose-phosphate synthase (UDP-forming) translates to MVSEHEAQSDAPSPVESDAQVLVASNRGPVSYTLATDGTLDTKRGGGGLVSGLSAVKDKLWVCAALGDGDREAVRRGVGEQGVRMLDIDAAVHADAYNGIANSVLWFVHHMLYQTPLEPVFDAEFRRQWASFETYNRAFAEALAEEAGRGAAVLVQDYHLALVPGMLRELRPDLRIGHFSHTPWAPVDYFRLLPDDIAEQLLRGILGADRAAFLTRRWADAFVGCCTEILGGTGRTRVGVHGLGADEGFLRGRAHEADVDERMAALREQIGPGRRTIVRVDRTELSKNIVRGLLAYRALLEERPEWRERVVHVAFAYPSRQDLAVYRDYTAEVQRVADEINAVYGTAGWTPVVLHVKDDFARSLAAYRLADVALVNPIRDGMNLVAKEIPVVSDHGCALVLSREAGAYEELGSDAVVVNPYDVSATAAALHEALTMADDERAERTQRLAAAAVALPPQQWFLDQLDALRRE, encoded by the coding sequence ATGGTCTCCGAGCACGAAGCCCAGTCCGATGCCCCGTCCCCTGTCGAGTCCGACGCCCAGGTTCTCGTCGCGTCCAACCGCGGCCCCGTGTCGTACACCCTCGCCACGGACGGAACGCTCGACACGAAGCGGGGCGGCGGCGGCCTCGTCTCCGGGCTGAGCGCCGTCAAGGACAAGCTGTGGGTGTGCGCCGCGCTCGGCGACGGGGACCGGGAGGCGGTGCGGCGCGGGGTCGGTGAGCAGGGTGTACGGATGCTCGACATCGACGCGGCCGTGCACGCCGACGCGTACAACGGCATCGCGAATTCGGTGCTCTGGTTCGTCCACCACATGCTGTACCAGACCCCGCTGGAGCCGGTCTTCGACGCGGAGTTCCGACGGCAGTGGGCATCGTTCGAGACGTACAACCGGGCCTTCGCCGAGGCGCTCGCCGAGGAGGCGGGGCGGGGCGCGGCGGTGCTGGTGCAGGACTACCACCTGGCGCTGGTGCCCGGCATGCTCCGCGAGCTCCGCCCCGACCTGCGGATCGGCCACTTCTCGCACACCCCGTGGGCGCCCGTGGACTACTTCCGCCTGCTCCCCGACGACATCGCCGAGCAGCTGCTGCGCGGCATCCTGGGCGCCGACCGGGCGGCCTTCCTGACCCGGCGCTGGGCGGACGCCTTCGTCGGCTGCTGTACGGAGATCCTGGGCGGCACCGGCCGGACCAGGGTCGGGGTGCACGGGCTCGGCGCGGACGAGGGCTTCCTGCGCGGACGGGCGCACGAGGCGGATGTCGACGAGCGGATGGCGGCGCTGCGGGAGCAGATCGGACCCGGGCGGAGGACAATCGTGCGGGTGGACCGGACGGAGCTGTCCAAGAACATCGTGCGCGGGCTGCTGGCGTACCGCGCGCTTCTCGAAGAGCGCCCCGAATGGCGCGAGCGCGTCGTCCATGTCGCCTTCGCGTACCCCTCGCGGCAGGACCTGGCGGTGTACCGGGACTACACGGCCGAGGTGCAGCGGGTCGCCGACGAGATCAACGCCGTGTACGGGACGGCGGGCTGGACGCCGGTCGTGCTCCACGTCAAGGACGACTTCGCCCGCTCGCTCGCGGCGTACCGGCTGGCCGACGTAGCGCTCGTCAACCCGATCCGTGACGGTATGAACCTGGTCGCCAAGGAGATCCCGGTCGTCTCCGACCACGGCTGCGCGCTGGTGCTGTCGCGGGAGGCGGGGGCGTACGAGGAGCTGGGCAGCGACGCGGTCGTGGTGAATCCGTACGACGTGTCGGCGACGGCGGCGGCGCTGCACGAGGCGCTGACGATGGCGGACGACGAGCGGGCCGAGCGTACGCAGCGGCTGGCCGCGGCGGCGGTGGCGCTGCCGCCGCAGCAGTGGTTCCTGGACCAGCTGGACGCGTTGCGGCGGGAGTGA
- a CDS encoding glucosyl-3-phosphoglycerate synthase has protein sequence MLEEVERWLTRRSWSAADRPLDRLLAAKARDRRRGSVSVVLPALNEEATVGEIVATIRRELMEKVRLVDELVVIDSGSTDATARVAREAGARVVHRDAILPRIPAVPGKGEVLWRSLLVTGGDIVCFIDADLKDFSADFVSGIVGPLLTDPDVQFVKAMYDRPLGTDPDGLASGRTAGQGGRVTELVARPLLNLHWPQLAGFVQPLGGEYAVRRSLLERLPFPVGYGVELGLLVDALHTVGLDALAQVDVGVRKHRHQDEQALGRMAAAIYRTAQLRLSRGHLVRPSLTQFERGEDGFVPRTHAVDTEERPPMREIEEYVSRRAA, from the coding sequence GTGCTGGAAGAGGTCGAGCGCTGGCTGACCAGGCGTTCCTGGTCGGCGGCCGACCGCCCGCTGGACCGCCTCCTGGCCGCCAAGGCCAGGGACCGGCGGCGCGGGAGCGTGAGCGTCGTACTGCCCGCGCTGAACGAGGAGGCGACGGTCGGCGAGATCGTCGCGACGATCCGGCGCGAGCTGATGGAGAAGGTCCGGCTGGTCGATGAACTCGTGGTGATCGATTCCGGTTCCACCGACGCCACCGCACGCGTGGCCCGGGAGGCCGGCGCCCGGGTGGTGCACCGGGACGCGATACTCCCCCGGATACCCGCCGTACCCGGCAAGGGCGAGGTGTTGTGGCGCTCGCTCCTGGTGACCGGAGGTGACATCGTCTGTTTCATCGACGCCGATCTGAAGGACTTCTCGGCGGACTTCGTCTCCGGCATCGTCGGGCCGCTGCTGACCGACCCGGACGTGCAGTTCGTGAAGGCGATGTACGACCGGCCGCTGGGCACTGATCCCGATGGGCTCGCCTCCGGCAGGACCGCAGGCCAGGGCGGTCGTGTCACCGAGCTGGTGGCCCGTCCGCTGCTCAATCTGCACTGGCCGCAGCTGGCCGGTTTCGTCCAGCCGCTGGGCGGGGAGTACGCGGTGCGCCGCTCGCTGCTGGAGCGGCTGCCCTTCCCCGTCGGTTACGGGGTGGAGCTGGGCCTCCTGGTCGACGCGCTGCACACGGTGGGTCTGGACGCGCTGGCCCAGGTCGACGTCGGGGTGCGCAAGCACCGCCACCAGGACGAACAGGCGCTCGGCCGGATGGCGGCGGCGATCTACCGGACCGCTCAACTCCGCTTGTCCCGCGGGCATTTGGTACGGCCTTCGCTCACCCAGTTCGAACGCGGCGAGGACGGCTTCGTCCCGCGCACCCATGCGGTGGACACCGAGGAGCGGCCCCCGATGCGCGAGATCGAGGAGTACGTTTCGCGCCGCGCGGCTTGA
- the thrC gene encoding threonine synthase has product MAVQTVAANAAASADAESAADATAETVDLGAAAALSCRECGERFELGPIFACASCFGPLEVAYDLPSGSPEELKKRIEAGPDNIWRYAPLLPVPADVADKPNINPGFTKLVKADNLARELGVTGGLYVKDDSGNPTHSFKDRVVAIAVEAARAFGFTTLSCSSTGNLAGAVGAAAARAGFRSCVFIPHDLEQGKVVMAAVYGGELVGIEGNYDDVNRFCSELIGDPLGEGWGFVNVNLRPYYGEGSKTLAYEICEQLGWRLPDQIVIPIASGSQLTKIDKGLQELIKLGLVEDRPYKIFGAQAEGCSPVSTAFKAGHDVVRPQKPNTIAKSLAIGNPADGPYVLDIARRTGGAVEDVDDEQVVDAIKLLARTEGIFAETAGGVTVGVTKKLIEAGLLDPTLTTVVLNTGDGLKTLDAVAATSQATATIRPSLDAFRAAGLATS; this is encoded by the coding sequence ATGGCTGTCCAGACCGTCGCAGCGAACGCGGCTGCTTCCGCCGATGCCGAATCCGCCGCAGACGCCACTGCCGAAACCGTCGACCTCGGTGCCGCCGCGGCGCTTTCCTGCCGCGAGTGCGGCGAGCGTTTCGAGCTCGGCCCCATTTTCGCCTGCGCGTCATGTTTCGGGCCGCTCGAAGTGGCGTACGACCTGCCGAGCGGCTCCCCCGAAGAGCTGAAGAAGCGCATCGAGGCCGGGCCCGACAACATCTGGCGTTACGCGCCGCTGCTGCCGGTCCCCGCCGATGTCGCGGACAAGCCCAACATCAACCCCGGCTTCACCAAGCTGGTCAAGGCCGACAACCTCGCCCGCGAACTGGGCGTCACCGGCGGCCTGTACGTCAAGGACGACTCCGGCAACCCGACGCACTCCTTCAAGGACCGCGTCGTCGCCATCGCCGTCGAGGCCGCCCGCGCCTTCGGTTTCACCACCCTCTCCTGCTCCTCCACCGGCAACCTCGCCGGTGCGGTGGGCGCAGCCGCCGCCCGCGCCGGCTTCCGCTCCTGCGTGTTCATCCCGCACGACCTGGAGCAGGGCAAGGTCGTCATGGCCGCGGTGTACGGCGGTGAGCTGGTCGGCATCGAGGGCAACTACGACGACGTCAACCGCTTCTGCTCGGAGCTCATCGGCGACCCGCTCGGCGAGGGCTGGGGCTTCGTCAACGTCAACCTGCGCCCGTACTACGGCGAGGGCTCCAAGACCCTGGCGTACGAGATCTGCGAGCAGCTCGGCTGGCGGCTGCCCGACCAGATCGTCATCCCGATCGCATCCGGCTCGCAGCTCACGAAGATCGACAAGGGCCTCCAGGAGCTGATCAAGCTCGGTCTCGTCGAGGACAGGCCGTACAAGATCTTCGGTGCCCAGGCCGAGGGCTGCTCCCCGGTCTCCACCGCCTTCAAGGCCGGTCACGACGTCGTACGCCCCCAGAAGCCGAACACCATCGCCAAGTCCCTGGCGATCGGCAACCCGGCCGACGGCCCGTACGTCCTGGACATCGCCCGCCGCACCGGCGGCGCCGTCGAGGACGTCGACGACGAGCAGGTCGTCGACGCGATCAAGCTGCTGGCGCGCACCGAGGGCATCTTCGCCGAGACGGCGGGCGGGGTGACGGTCGGCGTGACGAAGAAGCTGATCGAGGCCGGTCTGCTCGACCCGACGCTGACCACCGTCGTCCTCAACACCGGCGACGGCCTCAAGACCCTGGACGCGGTGGCCGCCACCTCGCAGGCGACCGCGACGATCCGTCCGAGCCTGGACGCGTTCCGCGCCGCCGGCCTCGCCACCAGCTGA
- a CDS encoding MoaD/ThiS family protein, translating into MSVKVRIPTILRTYTGGQAEVPAEGSTLSQVIESLERNHPGIAARVLDDQGKLRRFVNVYVNDDDVRFEGGLETATPDGAGISIIPAVAGGC; encoded by the coding sequence ATGAGCGTCAAGGTCCGCATCCCCACCATCCTCCGCACCTACACGGGCGGCCAGGCCGAGGTCCCGGCCGAGGGCTCGACCCTCTCCCAGGTCATCGAGTCCCTGGAGCGGAACCACCCGGGCATCGCCGCCCGCGTCCTGGACGACCAGGGCAAGCTGCGCCGCTTCGTGAACGTGTACGTCAACGACGACGACGTGCGCTTCGAGGGCGGGCTGGAGACGGCCACGCCGGACGGCGCCGGCATCTCGATCATCCCGGCCGTCGCGGGCGGCTGCTGA
- a CDS encoding cold-shock protein: MAQGTVKWFNAEKGYGFIAVDGGADVFVHYSAIQMDGYRTLEEGQRVEFEISQGQKGPQADMVKLAVG; this comes from the coding sequence ATGGCTCAGGGCACCGTCAAGTGGTTCAACGCGGAGAAGGGGTACGGCTTCATCGCGGTCGACGGTGGTGCGGATGTTTTCGTCCACTACAGCGCGATCCAGATGGACGGGTACCGCACCCTCGAAGAGGGTCAGCGAGTTGAATTCGAGATCTCGCAGGGCCAGAAGGGGCCGCAGGCGGACATGGTCAAGCTCGCCGTCGGCTGA
- a CDS encoding IS30 family transposase, with product MEYDRLRASGVRQREAAALVGVHERTARDWDRGIRKSNGARLHPDGRRIDYKTGVTTTSAASREPSVAAVEAELHHRFLTVAERELIADLRREGQSLRAIGRALSRPASTVKREIDAHSVEGVYQPHRAQRAWAKSRPRPKASKLATDGPLRDYVAHKLQQQWSPEQICHALVTEFPDDESMRVSPETIYQAIYVQARGGLRREVAAALRTGRTRRKPHRSPDQRTRRFVDEMVMISERPPEVADRAVPGHWEGDLIVGTRNESAIVTLVERSTRYVMLGHLPGGHTAEEVRDVLVPLIQTLPEHLRGSLTWDQGCEMAAHKQFTVSTGVPVYFCDPHSPWQRGSNENTNGLLRQYFPKGTDLSVHSPEDLEHVAQQLNGRPRKTLGWKTPAERLRDLLTTT from the coding sequence GTGGAGTACGACAGGCTTCGCGCGTCCGGGGTCCGGCAGCGGGAGGCCGCGGCACTGGTCGGGGTCCATGAACGCACTGCGCGGGACTGGGACCGTGGTATCAGGAAGAGCAACGGCGCGCGCCTGCACCCGGACGGGCGCCGGATCGATTACAAGACCGGTGTGACAACCACCAGTGCCGCATCGCGGGAGCCGTCCGTTGCGGCGGTCGAGGCCGAGCTGCACCACCGGTTCCTGACGGTGGCGGAGCGGGAGTTGATCGCTGACTTGCGTCGTGAGGGTCAATCGCTGCGGGCGATCGGGCGAGCGCTGAGCCGACCGGCCTCCACGGTCAAGCGGGAGATCGACGCCCATTCGGTCGAGGGCGTCTATCAGCCGCACCGGGCACAGCGGGCGTGGGCGAAGAGCCGTCCGAGGCCCAAGGCGTCCAAGCTCGCTACGGACGGTCCGCTGCGTGATTACGTCGCCCACAAGCTGCAGCAGCAGTGGTCACCTGAGCAGATCTGTCACGCTCTGGTCACCGAGTTCCCCGACGACGAGAGCATGCGCGTGAGTCCGGAGACGATCTACCAGGCGATCTACGTGCAGGCCCGTGGCGGACTGCGCCGTGAAGTCGCGGCAGCGCTGCGCACCGGGCGCACCCGCCGCAAGCCGCACCGCAGCCCGGACCAGCGAACGCGCCGGTTCGTCGACGAGATGGTGATGATCTCCGAGCGGCCGCCCGAGGTCGCAGACCGGGCGGTTCCCGGCCACTGGGAAGGCGACCTGATCGTCGGCACCCGCAACGAGAGCGCGATCGTCACCCTGGTCGAGCGCTCCACCCGCTATGTCATGCTCGGCCACCTGCCCGGCGGGCACACCGCCGAGGAAGTCCGTGACGTGCTGGTGCCCCTGATCCAGACCCTTCCCGAGCACCTGCGCGGCTCGCTGACCTGGGACCAGGGCTGCGAGATGGCCGCGCACAAGCAGTTCACCGTGTCCACCGGTGTTCCGGTCTACTTCTGCGACCCGCACTCACCCTGGCAGCGCGGATCGAACGAGAACACCAACGGCCTGCTACGGCAGTACTTCCCCAAGGGCACCGACCTGTCCGTGCACAGCCCCGAAGACCTCGAACACGTCGCTCAGCAACTCAACGGCCGCCCACGCAAAACGCTCGGCTGGAAAACTCCAGCCGAGCGTCTGCGTGATCTACTGACGACCACGTAA